A genomic window from Silene latifolia isolate original U9 population chromosome Y, ASM4854445v1, whole genome shotgun sequence includes:
- the LOC141634517 gene encoding protein ZINC INDUCED FACILITATOR-LIKE 1-like isoform X2, whose amino-acid sequence MFALFVFVICFTQIKQTLMVLSSATRLSSCFQLGACNGIIGPMRAYVTEACRREHQPLGVSLIMSAWGIGLVIGPVIGGFLAQETLHSHSAEDKLRFNDVEKSQSTQSKTSNSSLTLLRNWPLMSMIIVFSIFQMHDTAYSEVFSLWAMSPRSLGGLSFSTDNVGQALAAAGIGMLSCNLLLYPVLGSSLGPLTVTRTGAMEIHRIYIILEALSFSSLC is encoded by the exons ATGTTCGCTTTATTTGTGTTTGTTATCTGCTTTACACAAATAAAGCAAACATTGATGGTTCTCTCATCTGCTACTCGCTTATCCTCTTGTTTCCAGCTTGGAGCTTGCAATGGAATAATTGGACCAATGAGG GCTTATGTCACCGAAGCTTGtcgt AGGGAGCATCAACCTCTTGGCGTCTCATTG ATAATGTCAGCCTGGGGGATTGGTTTGGTAATAGGCCCGGTAATTGGTGGTTTTCTGGCGCAG GAAACCCTGCACTCGCATTCTGCAGAGGATAAACTTAGATTTAATGATGTTGAAAAATCGCAAAGTACCCAATCAAAAACCTCCAATTCCTCGCTCACCCTTCTCAGAAACTGGCCTTTGATGTCGATGATCATCGTGTTTAGTATCTTTCAGATGCACGATACCGCATACAGTGAG GTATTCTCATTATGGGCGATGAGTCCTCGGTCATTAGGAGGATTGAGTTTTTCAACTGACAATGTTGGCCAAGCTCTTGCAGCAGCAG GAATTGGTATGTTAAGTTGTAACCTACTTCTGTACCCGGTCTTAGGAAGCTCTCTAGGACCGTTGACAGTCACTCGTACTGGAGCG ATGGAGATTCATCGTATATATATTATTTTGGAAGCTTTATCGTTTAGTAGCTTGTGTTGA
- the LOC141634517 gene encoding protein ZINC INDUCED FACILITATOR-LIKE 1-like isoform X1, translating to MFALFVFVICFTQIKQTLMVLSSATRLSSCFQLGACNGIIGPMRAYVTEACRREHQPLGVSLIMSAWGIGLVIGPVIGGFLAQETLHSHSAEDKLRFNDVEKSQSTQSKTSNSSLTLLRNWPLMSMIIVFSIFQMHDTAYSEVFSLWAMSPRSLGGLSFSTDNVGQALAAAGIGMLSCNLLLYPVLGSSLGPLTVTRTGAVLSILLLTCLPFTTNCWNSMEIHRIYIILEALSFSSLC from the exons ATGTTCGCTTTATTTGTGTTTGTTATCTGCTTTACACAAATAAAGCAAACATTGATGGTTCTCTCATCTGCTACTCGCTTATCCTCTTGTTTCCAGCTTGGAGCTTGCAATGGAATAATTGGACCAATGAGG GCTTATGTCACCGAAGCTTGtcgt AGGGAGCATCAACCTCTTGGCGTCTCATTG ATAATGTCAGCCTGGGGGATTGGTTTGGTAATAGGCCCGGTAATTGGTGGTTTTCTGGCGCAG GAAACCCTGCACTCGCATTCTGCAGAGGATAAACTTAGATTTAATGATGTTGAAAAATCGCAAAGTACCCAATCAAAAACCTCCAATTCCTCGCTCACCCTTCTCAGAAACTGGCCTTTGATGTCGATGATCATCGTGTTTAGTATCTTTCAGATGCACGATACCGCATACAGTGAG GTATTCTCATTATGGGCGATGAGTCCTCGGTCATTAGGAGGATTGAGTTTTTCAACTGACAATGTTGGCCAAGCTCTTGCAGCAGCAG GAATTGGTATGTTAAGTTGTAACCTACTTCTGTACCCGGTCTTAGGAAGCTCTCTAGGACCGTTGACAGTCACTCGTACTGGAGCG GTTCTTAGTATACTTCTGCTAACTTGTCTCCCTTTCACTACTAATTGCTGGAACAGT ATGGAGATTCATCGTATATATATTATTTTGGAAGCTTTATCGTTTAGTAGCTTGTGTTGA